The DNA segment tgttttcagtaattaatattttccataattgcataatttaataagtagttaaaggtttatcactcaaaatttatgtttgttaaacatgtgtatgtaccgattttgaataagagtgtcactttaaatggtacaaaatattcttaagtcatttattttgaaacaagatGTGTTGATAAATGTTAATGAAGTTATTTAAAGCAGACGCccaaattttaacaataactttTATTCTAATAATATTTCTAAACTAAAGTTGAATTTGAAGTTTTAGTCGGGAATATGAGCCAAAGTCAATTTAATGCACTAGATGGCAAAACTAACCGTTTATTCACTTGATGGCAAAAATGAGCTTTATTTACAACATGGCAAAAATAAGGTTTATTTATTGAACAGCAAAAAAggtttatttattgaaaaatttaTTTATTGGCAAAAATAAGGCTTATTCACTAGATGGCAAACAAGGTTTATTCACTAGATGGCAAACAAGGTTTATTCTCTAGATGGCAAACCAGGTTAATCACCGTAAggcaaataaatgtttatttactaGGTGGTTTTCATTAAATGGAGAACATAAGGCTTATTCACTAAATGTAGACGGCAGAAGTAAGGCATATTCACTAGATGGCAGAAGTAAGGCATATTTACTAGATGGCAGAAGTAAGGCATATTCACTAGATGGCAGAAGTAAGGAATATTTACTAGATGGCAGAAGTAAGGCATATTCTCTAGATGGCAGAAGTAAGACATATTCACTAGATGGCAGAAGTAAGGCTTATTCACCAGGTGACATAAATAAGGCATATTCACTAGATGGCAGAAGTAAGGCTTATTCACTAGATGGCAGAAGTAGGGCATAATCACTAAATGGCAGAATTAAGGCATATTCACTAGATGGCAGAAGTAAGGCATTTTCCCTAGATGGCAGAAATAAGGCTTATTCACTAGATGGCAGAAGTAAGGCATAATCACTAGATGGCAAAAGTAAGGCATATTCACTAAATGGCAGAAGTAAGGCATTTTCCCTAGATGGCAGAAATAAGGCTTATTCACTAGATGACAGAAATAAGGCACAATCACTAGTTGGCAGACGTAAGGCATATTCACTAGATGGCAGAAGTAAGGCATAATCACTAGATGGCAGAAGTAAGGCTTATTCACTAGATGACAGAAATAAGGCATAATCACTAGATGGCAAAAGTAAGGCTTATTCACTAGATGACAGAAATAAGGCATAATCACTAGATGGCAGAAGTAAGGCATTTTCCCTACATGGCAGAAGTAAGGCATTTTCCCTAGATGGCAGAAATAAGGCTTATTCACTAGATGACAGAAATAAGGCATAATCACTAGTTGGCAGAAGTAAGGCTTATTCACTAGATGACAGAAGTAAGGCATTATCCCTAGATGGCAGAAATAAGGCTTATTCATTAGATGACAGAAATAAGGCATAATCACTAGATGGCAAATGTAAGGCTTATTCACTAGATGGCAAAAGTAAGGCATATTCACTAGATGGCAGAAGTAAGGCTTATTCACTAGATGGCAGAAGTAAGGCTTATTCACTAGATGACAGAAGTAAGGCATTATCCCTAGATGGCAGAAATAAGGCTTATTCATTAGATGACAGAAATAAGGCATAATCACTAGATGGCAAATGTAAGGCTTATTCACTAGATGGCAAAAGTAAAGCATATTCACTAGATGGCAGAAGTAAGGCTTATTCACTAGATGGCAGATGTAAGGCTTATTCACTAGATGGCAAAAGTAAGGCATATTCACTAGATGGCAGAAGTAGGGCTTATTCACAAGATGACAGAAGAAAGGCATATTCACTAGATGACAGAAATAAGGCATAATCACTAGATGGCAGAAGTAAGGCATATTCACTAGATGGCAGAAGTAAGGCTTATTCACAAGATGACAGAAGTAAGGCATATTCACTAGATGACAGAAATAAGGCATAATCACTAGATGGCAGAAGTAAGGCTTATTCACTAGATGGCAGAAGTAAGGCTTATTCACTAGATGGCAGAAGTAAGGCATTTTCACTAGATGGTAGAAATAAGGCTTATTCACTAGATGGCAGAAATAAGGCATAATCACTAGATGGCAGAAGTAAGGCTTATTCACTACATGGCAGAAGTAAGGCTTATTCACTAGATGGCAGAAGTAAGGCTTATTCACTACATGGCAGAAGTAAGGCTTATTCACTAGATGGCAGAAGTAAGGCTTATTCACTAATTGGCAGAAGTAAGGCTTATTCACTAGACGACAGAAATAAGGCTTATTCACTAGATGACAGAAATAAGGCATAATCACTAGATGGCAGAAGTAAGGTTTATTTCTACAAGATGTTAAATTACATACCTGACACTAGCTACATATAGATCACAGCTTGCAGAATGATATGCCAGGTCACGACCATACTTTGGGATTCTCGTTCTATAGTAGCGACCATATTGTGAATGAAACTCAATATATCGGTCACATTGCAGAAATGCTATctgtaataaaaatgaacaatagcTTGGATTTCattaaatctaaataaataataaattttgacaaatttgtaACACATTATAATCCTATTTGATAGGTTTAGCATTTAGTGAAAGTAATTTTCATCTTTTGACTACAcaaaataatctttaattttATTGGAATTAAACTCagatgttaaaattattttcttcataaTATTCATGTACCAAAATGGCACAAAAGGAAATGGTCCATATAATGCATGAGCAGCAGtaaatatatcctttatgtagCCATCTCATGTATCGTtaatttttttgtacaaaaaactCATGTATAAATCATCATATTGCAATTATGTTATACCTGTATTTTGAATATCACATTCTTGATTAAACTTGTTTActaaattcattaaaatcatatttgtatgaaaaagaaatacaggTAATGTACCTTTGTATAATCTTCCGAGAGAAACTGAAACTGTAAAACGTCAGAGTCCAAGCCGCGCTCAAACTTCATAGACAACTGGTGTACATCATAACATCGCACCCTTGGTTTGTAGGTACCTGAgaaaaaattcataaaattatcaTAGCATATTAACTCAAACATATTGAGTATGTGATCAAAAGCTAATACCATACAAATTTCTTTTTCACCAAACAATCAATAAACCtagttaaaaacaaattaattactgaaaaattggatataattatcatttttggcAATAAATATATCCTGTgttaaaaagaatattacatCCTCTtcctttttatatcattataaagtGCAAAATTGACTCTTACTAAACTTGTttcattattgatttattgaatgGCAACTCAAAATcctaaatatgtttaaaattattatattacataaCATTAGAGAATCCATTCAAATAAATTCTAAAGTCATAATGTATGACAAACAAAAGCGTCGTGGAGCCAATGCTTGTCTGGTTTTTCCTTTTTAGTCCAACACCAAGGCAATATCTCGacttgttttcttcaaaaaacagaTGGTGTAATAACGAAAGAGTGTTATAGCATCAAAACTTCaacttattatttcaaaaaaatgcaGAACTAACCTGCCACATAGATGTATTGTCCATCAGGAGAGACTTGAATGCAGTGGCTGACTGTCGGCATATCAAAGTCCTGGATAAGCTCGATTCTCTTTTGTATATCtgaattgtgaataaaaaacattttctttttcaaaagcGTTCACAGTTTTCAGACTAAAAGGAATGAAGAATGCTCAAAAtatgtaaacttttttttaatgccttagatgttgtttttcatagaaGTAGTACATCtcgaaaatataaatattatcatgAACTGAACTTTTGCTAATGTGAAAAAAGAGTAATCCACATGTATACAACACAACAGATGTTTAAGCTCACTCATTTCATGAGTAATCGTTTTATCAAAAACTGAtcaccgtattatatcatgtataggacgctagcatagataggacgcaggcaaaaaaatagttgagaaaatGGGTAAAatcccttaatatataagataggacgcagcggaaaattgtcaaaatcggagccgaaaaattgaggttggtcaagtatttataacatatatattgaagtaaaaaacaaacaaaaaattgtatataaggcatattttggtaactgtcttgtgtatttcgataattattgtcgtattttggtaatttagcgtacacaacaatgatatatgtcttgacattttgagaacatttacgcatattataagacttatacaaacgCCGTAATAGTCCcaactgacagtcaaccgttgcaaccgtctcgacatgccttctgaatgacagtcaaccgttgcaaccgttgcaatcgcaacaaaactgtgtattgtcaaaactgaggattgttttgataaggcttgtcgctgtgcggattaaagcatgtcggcataattaagtgTCAGTATTTAGCCTTGACAGCGGAAGGCAcatcgggtaaagtgcgaacaaacaaccataaggAAATACCatcacaatagtttgttctattgatgtttttctaataacagacagcgggtgtttttcacaccttcgcacatttgaaaagatttgatagtgacaataatgctactttgcgttatgcacattcatttatcaattttttaaaacagtaacatacaacaaaatgttttgtaaaatatcgaaacattaaaatcataaacaacgattaattgatatttacctcctttcccgatttccGTTGCcattataactcaatccagttaaagtgcactcacatcgagtttttgtgagtagcgtcccttttataaaaaagtaaacactcgtgttttttttcaatttatttctcaataaatcattttaaagtaaacattcaacaaatttctgcgtgtgttaacttgcgtgattttacctatgttagttgttctcttcggtgacgcagtacagatacttactattaccgcgttcttccccggtccgatattttcgacctgaaatggacttggaaaaaaaccagatgaaattctaatagcatagataggacgcaggcaatttttaagacgagaattgggggtaaaaaagtgtgtcctatgcatgatataatacggcaTATTTGAGTAAATCAGAATCCTCCACTATTTTGGTAAAAACTGCCACTCACCAACATCTTTCTGTAGTGTTCTCTTTCTTCTGTCAGATAACCACTGTAAATAAGTCAGAATTCATAACAATGAATTTGATAGAACAAAATTGTTCttacattatattgttttagCCCTGGGTGTACgtaagtttactttttaattccAACTGACCACCATTTAGGAgattaatcattttaaagtcATAGGGACAATCTTATCAACGAGTGTACAACAAACTTGTAAATCTGATatattgtattgataaataCTTTCATCCAGGctagttgtttaaaaaaaaaaattaacgccagaaaaaatgattaaaaaaattaattgtaCAATACAATCGATTAAATGATGGCCCCTTTGTGCCCACATGTACAGGCAgtgatgtgattgacctggcagctgaagAGCTGAACCCATTTCAGTGATGGGTTTTGAGGGCgctttaagtttgtttttgtccCTGGAGCCATTTGATCAtcagacaaatcacatccctgacaGGATGTAAACCTGGTTAGCACTGAATGTCCCTTGTTTTTAAGTGCAAGTACATGCTTTATAATGCCTTTTGTTAAATTGTCCAGATTGTAACATTATAGTAGTGCTGTGATTGGgacaaaattttcattttttattttaaaattaaccaGTGTTTGGACATTACAAGCCAAAAGACATATTTGTGGTGAACGGTTTTCAAGatgaattttgtaaataacaaaattctataaaacatatatctatTTGCAAATGGAACAGAGTTATGTATAAGTTCGCCCTAAAATCATTTATCCGAAATATTTCTGTCCGAAAACACTGCATActtttgacataaatatattgtaaatttcaGTACTACCTCTGGTAGCGATTTTCCGGCGCTTAAGTTGTATATCTTGACATTGTTGGGCGCCGAGACCTGCATTTTCACAACAAAAGTTGTAAATGTTCAAGAAATCAAACCCAAAACATTTCCCATGCCCAGTTTTATACGGTGCAATTGTTATTCtaaattcattaaataaatcCTACATGGATGTGGTTCCCGTCTCAATTACAGAACGGGCACCAGCCGTGAGTTACACCatcattttgcaaattttgacaGATCGAAGAAAAAACCTTTATTTTGACCATGGGCGTTATTAAAGAAACGAAAGAGTGGCTTGAATATGGACAAGTCGACGACATGGAGTATGTGAACTGTTTGTTCGCAATATTGTATTGATGTTTAGGCGCTATTGAATGGGCTAAGTTTGTGACCCCAAATTGTCAAGACTCAAGTGCCAGCCCGTGGATCATGattgttgtttataaattatcaaAGGTCAGAGGTCGAACTTCATTCAAACAGTATCTAGATCAGTAGATCACAGATGCATATGTGGTTTctaaagtattttaatgttatcattACAGAAACTGAACCTGTCATGTCTCTGATAAGCTACAATAATGCGGGTTTACGGggaagttttaaaacatttggacATTCATGATATTCCCTTCATTCCAATGTAAGATATATATTTGGACTGTAACCCCACAATAACATTGAATTgttcaataaacaaacaaaagttaATGGtacaaacaaataatgtaaTACCTTTTACTAATTACACTTGAAAAAGTGATGCAGATCGTCATCAGCTTCTGTCAACTTTTCACAATGATACTCAACTACCAAgttacttaaataaccaagttaggtaactcttttttgcataaatttgaaattctggtaaaggttttgcgtGTCAAAATCTCAGCagatacatgtattgcattggaacTTAAGACATGTGTTTCCTATTATCCAATTTTCTTCATTAATCAAGCTAGATAACTCTACCTTGAATATAATGctaattattgccctttataatttgacttagaaattctgtcaaggttttgcatgtaagcacaaaTCAGTTAATAACTCACTAACTGCTTggtgtattgcattgaaacttaaaacaatcaagtatgatacttgattgttttaagtttcaatgcaatacaccAAGCAGTTAGTTGGAAAACACTGATACTGTATCAGTGTTTTTCCACTTGAAAGGGAATGGTGAATTCCTTTTGATAGGGAAAAAAGGCTGAATAATAATCACTGAGAAAGTTTTTAAGGGCAGCTATTTTCTGATTTATGCATCATGTTATGTATTATCCACATTGTGTAACCGAATCTGACTTTCAACATCACTCATTTTCTTATCTTTATTCTAGGCACATTATTGAACCTGCTGTGAGCTCTTCTGATAACGAGTCTTTGACGAATGAGCCAGCCCATGTGTCCAGACGTCACAAGCCCTGTCGTTCCAAACCAGTTCATCGTGATGGAAGTGTTATTGCGCAGATCAGTCAACGCAGGAAGGGTCAGAAACAGGCTCGGCGATGCAATAATTGTAAGGACATTCAAAAAGCAATCAATGAATGACATTAATGAATAAGTCACAGTAAGTCGAAACCAATAGAAAAAAGTCTGATCTCAAATCAGGATCTtgactcattttaccatattaaataaaaaaaatcttccaaGTCTTTTATTATTCTCTGTTTTTAAAAGCACTTTCTTTCATGGAATAGGTTGAGTTAAACTTTGATAAAGATTCCATGGAAGAATTATTATACAGCATTAAACTTCAATTGAGAACAACTCATTTATTTTGAGCAAAAGCTCAAGTACCTTTTTTGCTTTAGAATTATGTGAATTGGGCCAAATTTCTGCCCCATTTTCAGTAGAAAAGAAACAATGATGCCTCTGAACCACTCTGATCCTTTTTTAACCTTACATACAGTTCATGTAGACTTTAATTTACAGAttttgtaacattatttttttgtataggAGCTACTTTTTAACCTCAATTTACCTTTTATATTAACCttcactttgattaaataaCCTTCACCTCGATATAATAACCTTCAGATTGATATAATAAACGCTGTAATAACTTTCACCTCGATATAATAACCTTTGCCTCGATATAATATCCTTCACCTCAATATAATAACCTTCACCTCCATAAAATTACCTTCACTTTGATATTACGTCAAATCAACAACATCTTAAGTTGTATTTCCAGTGCGAGAGCTGATCAACATGGTAGAAAGCAATGATGCAGAGTTGGACTTCAACATGTTTGAACCCTCCATGTCAGTATTTGCGGAGCTGTTTGCAGAGAAAGAGAAAATGCAGGTAGGGATGGTATCAAGTAGTTTTTCCAATGATTATTTTTGAACAATCCATGGTGACTTTGGCATATtcaattcatgaaaaaaaactCCTTAAGAGCTGTTGTACCATTATTTAGACCATTCAGAGGGTTCCTGCTTggttttgaaaagttgtcacAACTTTTTCACTGGGGATGAAGGGGGCCATTTCAGGCCCCATTGTGGGTCAAGGGCAGCGTAGTTTACAATCTACAATAGTTGAATATTGGttcaatttttagctcgactattcgaagaataaggagagctaaactactcacccaagcgtcggcgtcaccccttggttaaggttttgcgtgcaagcacacataggttaatatctcagcaactaggtattgcattgagactttatacaatggtactcaaccatccaacctacttaattaaccaagtttgataactctactttgcattcaATGCCAAttataggcctttattatttgacttagaaattctggttaaggttttgcatgcaagcacacataggttaatatctcagcaactacttgaggtattgcattgagacttgatacaatggtactcaaccatccaacctacttaattaaccaagttagataactctagtttgcattttattcaaataattgccctttattatttgacttagaaattctggttaaggttttgcgtgtaagcacacataggttaatatctcagcaactgcgtgaggtattgcattgagacttgatacaatggtactcaaccatccaatctacttaaataaccaagtaagataactctagtttgcattaaattcaaattatggccccttttttattcaacatagaaattcttgttaaggttttgcatgtaaccacttttaactcagtgcttcagcaaatacatcatgtattgcattgaaactttacacacaggctcccaaccatttaaccttcttatttaatcaagtaagataactctatctttcatattttataattattgcccctttattatgcgacttagaaattctggttaaggtcttagcacacataggttaatatctcagcaactacttgatgtattgcattgagactttatacaatggtattcaaccacccaacctaattgaataatcaagttagataactgtgttttgcaaataatggccctttattattacacttaaaaattctggttaaaattttgcatgtgaccacatttatgtaaatatctcagcacatcatgtattgcattgaaatctaatctaacagtgatccatgcatgtttcaccaaaacttttcaatccttacactgaaaagcggcggaatagtcgagcgcgctgtctctgtgacagctcttgttattacTTGTATCAAGTCATTTCTATATGTGTATTATGGACCTACTGATTCTCTTTCACTACCCATGGACTGGTAAACACATACAGTTAATTAGCTTAAACAATACTTGCAATGGCAaactttcttttcaaaattCTAAGATTGCAGCCTGGGAGATTCTTTTCCAAAAAGCGAGATAGACAAAAAGTCCAACAAAGGCCTAATAATACCATTCATTCTCGAATCTGTACATTTTGTATGTTAAAAATGCAGATgtgattttgaatatattatgtaattaGTAATTTTATTCTCAAAGTTTGCATTGACAGGCTTGGAATGACTTCATTAACTGTAGTGAGGAACAGCAGACAGCCTTCCTGACCTCTGAACCCATCACCGAGTGTAACCATGACGACCAGGGAAGTGACCTTGACTCCACAAGTGACCTTGATGAGAGCTGGGATACAGTGGATGACAAGAGAGCAAGTATGTCAATCTCCAGACAGTGTTTTTCTCCCTTTGGGGTATAGTTGTCACTGTTGTTGTGTATTTCACATGATGACTATCAATGTTATATAGCTATTTTTCATGTGATCGCAGACATCTCTGCTCGGTTAAATAGATCAGAAATTGTTACAGCATGAAAAATTGCTTGGCCTTTGGAAAGGTAAAAAGGCAATATTAATGCAACATctttttgatgtttatttttcattttaacccTCATATGCCCATCCTCCAGCATGTCTGTCATTTCTGCAAGGATGTTTTGGAGCTATGTGAGAAGTTAAGAATTTAACAAAGGTATAAAGTAGTAAGCAGCCTGAACAATGCTAAGAACATCTGTGGCAGGGCATTCTCTGTATTGATTTGTGGCCATTCGTTTACAAATACTGGAGTTCTAATTACCTTTTAAAGAAAGTGAATAGACCAgcataataaaaacacattgatCTGTCCTTGGACAgccaaaataaaaaacaacaacacctgTCTTATGCAAAAGACTGTCTTTTTTGGACAAGCAATCAGGTAGGAATTTTTCAAACTGCTTgaagtttttttatgtttatttgctCATCTTATTAGCTTGTTGAGGTAATGATATATAGATTTGGTGTCGTAGTCGGCGTTGTTGTGAACAATCTTTTATATTACCCATAACTTAAAAAACGTgcaagatattgaaatgaaacttagtacacatgtgGCCTCAGAcagcaaggccaataactcaTGCTGTCCACTTATGTGacttgtttgattaaaaaaagacAAGCTTTGGCATTTGCCACACACCACTCTTGcttaataaaatgtgtgttgGATAGATTTTAAACTTTTCTATAGTTATACCTTACAAGCctgtgtgtttttaataaacttgTCTGAATTTAAGCTTGTACATGTAGGTtgcttaacaaacaaaaaaatcaatgtattgttaaaaagtCCAGCATCATCCTCGTGGTCATTAACACTTGgcatattgaaaattaaatcaatttttgCCACACCTCAGCAGCAGATAAAGATATTGACATGGAATCTTCTTCAGTTAAcaattaaagtacatgtattcataCCTGGCCGCAATTTCTGGAAACAATTTATCTCCGGTTTAACAGGATTTGGCTGAGTTCAAAATTATTgtgaaatgttaacatttataaagtttttaaaagattttaaaatgatattatcacgataagtaaaatcaagattaaataagaattttggcttaatgaaataagctacttaaccTTGTTAGGCTTAAAGGAACTCGCTcatagtttgtaaaatgcactttttttaattacgaaatcaAGTGTGGccaatcataaggagtgttaaaacaaaaataccaaaagctgcaacccttcagcaaatgttgatatttgctcaaatattatctttgaagACCACACCTTTCAATCGTGTTAGTAACGCGGTTAAAAATTATTTACGGCTGtcgtgttgcgtgattggttgattgacattatcatgtggtgttatcaatgtatttttaccaggtcaacatatccaccactttTGTTAAGGTCCCGTTGGCCGTATGGACTTGCgggttgttttctacttttttcttgactttaccagCGTgtgttcgaaccccactaaaaccaaaatacttttttatgctttaactgtattttttctgcaatttcgatatcatagagtaaaataatgataaaataagtgttttcagatttattaccgggaaaactgatttgtggtccaaaaacatgagtgaCTAACTTTGGGCCTGGTCCAATCATTCTAGCTAAATTCCATGTTTGCTTTAATTATGTCTCTTGAtcaacttaaaaaaacagtgaaatatcaatttcattttactgatCAATCTCTATAAACCAGAAGAAAGCACATCATAAATGTTTTTCTGTAGATTATGTCCCTTAGACTTATATGTCAACTTAGAAATACAGATGAGGATGAAGTTAAGCTCTTGTTTCTGTTTCAAAACACATTAACTGTTAAAAAACAATTGATAGACCTCCACAGTGGTGGCAGTGACTCTATTTTCTAATTAAACTGAAGTGTTATCAACTTGCGGATAGAAATACCTCTTTAAGTCCATGTGTTTGCGTATTGTTTTCAGAATGACTCTGCAgtatcttaaaaaatattttccaggaTGGATTTACATTTGTGGTTTGCAAATTCATACATTGTTTCATACATGTTTCAGGCCACCCAGGATTTAGTGCGGAGGAGTGCTTCCAACGTGTTGACAAAAACATCCGCTCCATGCTTCGACGTAGACATCGACCTATGGTAActtattttgttctt comes from the Mya arenaria isolate MELC-2E11 chromosome 13, ASM2691426v1 genome and includes:
- the LOC128215528 gene encoding R3H domain-containing protein 4-like, translating into MGVIKETKEWLEYGQVDDMEHIIEPAVSSSDNESLTNEPAHVSRRHKPCRSKPVHRDGSVIAQISQRRKGQKQARRCNNLRELINMVESNDAELDFNMFEPSMSVFAELFAEKEKMQAWNDFINCSEEQQTAFLTSEPITECNHDDQGSDLDSTSDLDESWDTVDDKRASHPGFSAEECFQRVDKNIRSMLRRRHRPMGMLVRLEEEVVSFFTEWPNSVYVQRLSNSYERMMLHALCQYLQLNAKSFDSDDVRQTEVENPQPSFCSPPVLLTQFLEHTANLGTSGTSTTQGMS